One window of the Natrinema sp. CBA1119 genome contains the following:
- a CDS encoding fibronectin type III domain-containing protein yields the protein MVVFDTVGNHTYTSDGSQILIRVWGAQGGGDDGDIEGWRDTGGVGGYAEGVITPNNGETLDIYVGERPTGYLGGSNGGGDGGTGSGPNGYGGGGASDVRRGGTSLSDRIIIAGGGGGLGMHSGNLADGPGGEGGGLEGHRGYSGESYSDVLGGYGGGQTSGGSGANEGDPGTDGSLGQGGYGGFSSAGAGGGGGGYYGGGGGSAVGSDDLGGGGGGGSGYVDSSLSSTTLEQGNANATGHGKVEIITSPSEPTDLSVDATDDTTADLSWTDNASDEEECRIYRDTSSGVAIDSSNRIATLSANTTTYSDTGLSNGQTYYYVVTAYNVAGESASNEASGTTTIPGATDMAATAVDYDTIDLSWTDNAIDEAGYRVYWDDGSGYTQIADLSANSTVHTHSNATAGVSNTYYVEAYTADSTAASGTASAIPDPAPPESPSATPISSDRIDLDWDDPNNPSGTVYNIHRATSSGSTTSDYSVVASGVTGTAHSDTGLTDGRKYHYRIEAEKDGTKSNLSNEAAVTTNLPSPTLDSLTADTLREIDIAWILSDDNSDGQIHIYRDGASIASISRDETMFTDTGVDLDGEQYSYSLERDTGDTTASSGTDTVVTVLPAPTTLSVDAITVTSADISWTDNHNYGDTRIEFKQSDVGSWTTVSTLSRNTEAETLTDLLHGERYDTRVVAVTEHTETEGQ from the coding sequence ATGGTTGTTTTCGATACTGTTGGGAATCATACGTACACTTCAGACGGGTCTCAGATCCTCATCCGTGTTTGGGGCGCGCAAGGTGGTGGAGACGATGGCGATATTGAAGGATGGCGCGACACCGGTGGTGTAGGGGGATACGCAGAGGGGGTAATCACACCAAACAACGGCGAAACACTCGATATATACGTTGGTGAACGACCGACCGGATACCTCGGTGGTTCCAATGGTGGTGGCGATGGAGGGACTGGCAGCGGTCCTAACGGTTACGGTGGTGGTGGCGCAAGTGACGTTCGTCGAGGTGGGACCTCACTCAGCGATCGCATTATCATTGCTGGTGGGGGTGGTGGTCTCGGGATGCATAGCGGTAATCTCGCCGATGGGCCCGGTGGCGAAGGTGGAGGTCTTGAGGGGCATCGAGGGTATAGTGGCGAATCATACAGTGATGTGCTCGGTGGATATGGCGGCGGTCAAACGAGTGGTGGTTCTGGAGCAAACGAAGGTGATCCCGGAACCGATGGGTCCCTCGGACAAGGTGGCTATGGCGGATTCAGTAGCGCAGGTGCAGGCGGGGGTGGCGGGGGCTACTACGGAGGCGGTGGAGGTTCTGCAGTCGGCTCAGATGATCTCGGTGGCGGTGGAGGAGGTGGGTCTGGATATGTTGACAGCAGCCTCTCATCGACGACCCTCGAGCAAGGGAACGCGAATGCGACGGGTCACGGAAAAGTCGAGATTATTACGTCGCCGAGTGAGCCAACGGATCTCTCCGTCGACGCAACTGACGACACCACCGCTGACCTCTCGTGGACCGATAACGCGAGCGACGAGGAGGAGTGTCGGATCTACCGCGATACCTCGAGTGGGGTCGCGATCGATTCAAGCAACCGCATCGCAACGCTATCCGCGAACACGACGACCTACAGTGATACCGGGCTGAGCAACGGCCAGACGTACTATTACGTCGTCACTGCATACAATGTCGCTGGAGAGTCTGCGTCGAACGAAGCAAGCGGAACGACGACAATCCCGGGGGCGACGGACATGGCTGCGACAGCTGTCGACTACGACACGATTGACCTTTCGTGGACCGATAACGCGATCGACGAAGCCGGGTATCGGGTCTACTGGGACGACGGGAGTGGGTATACACAGATCGCAGATCTCTCCGCGAACAGCACGGTTCATACACACTCGAACGCAACTGCGGGGGTCTCGAATACCTACTACGTCGAAGCGTACACGGCCGATTCAACGGCAGCCTCAGGGACTGCAAGTGCGATTCCGGACCCGGCACCGCCGGAGAGCCCGTCTGCGACTCCCATTAGCAGTGACCGGATCGATCTCGACTGGGACGATCCGAATAACCCGAGCGGGACCGTCTACAATATTCACCGAGCGACATCGTCAGGATCAACGACGAGCGATTACTCAGTGGTCGCTTCAGGCGTGACGGGTACGGCACACAGCGATACTGGACTCACCGATGGACGCAAGTATCACTACCGCATCGAAGCGGAGAAAGACGGGACAAAATCCAATCTCTCGAACGAGGCTGCGGTAACAACTAATCTCCCATCGCCAACGCTGGATAGCCTCACTGCAGATACGTTACGGGAGATCGATATCGCGTGGATCCTCAGCGACGACAACTCAGATGGCCAGATCCACATCTACCGCGATGGCGCATCCATCGCGTCGATTTCCCGTGATGAAACGATGTTCACCGACACCGGTGTCGATCTGGATGGAGAGCAGTACTCCTACAGCCTCGAGCGAGACACGGGCGATACAACGGCCTCGAGCGGGACGGACACAGTAGTTACGGTCCTTCCAGCCCCGACGACGCTCTCCGTCGATGCGATTACCGTAACCTCAGCCGATATCTCGTGGACGGACAACCACAACTACGGCGACACACGGATCGAGTTCAAGCAGTCCGATGTGGGGTCGTGGACGACGGTCAGCACGCTCTCTCGTAACACCGAGGCGGAGACACTCACTGACCTCCTCCACGGCGAGCGGTACGACACGCGGGTCGTCGCAGTCACTGAGCACACCGAGACGGAGGGCCAATAA
- a CDS encoding fibronectin type III domain-containing protein, protein MPATFTTDLPDAQGLSLDASDSETLTATWDDVINNGEFRLEIRDDDPEGDHPPYELETTVSWDGTLQHTIENILGGEQYSVRIRTETNHVTGEWLAAEEITKLLASDSLSFSNVTATSATVSWMINNDFRGSHVVYRRRTDYDYDGGMGRLVGTVASDASSFVDDSVQPDRGFEYQVRTLTQWQYADSGTETTTTDDAGLAQSPTGSQGWHVEIDHPSGTVLTPEILDDLERRPTLNEQTQIDIPVPRNERWLSADLEGAPVRAWKDGQRLPIDKLAEDPVEISADRAVLHAIGGEELDKRVTADVTVEPAPDLVRRLIQENTGLVANVDDVQGSVQETDMQVSSTQTDWEAVTQTTNLDRLPFTIQNGDLDTQDACFPRDALADNDRESVVPTSGDRFNDGQAAFFSSDGYYTEFEITPAYDIPADQVGAKVRTDTIETGHDGTLSILWDGTAIASTSAELILGWDEIGSDSFSGGPGGYQAEVGQDLQAGETYTLRIESNGNTGLGVDAIAVYDQRFSFTWSNPDAATNAGGYLDGPEPRPIPTIDLDEAESIFSVIGGELTADFDDVSDGQQVGIRNVSGGSFQTASNSETVSHDWADPGAMIQAQLTLGRYGTRDAFPATGFEGQTVSSYTLSATLDDTPLVIDQVYNDDLGAVLATIAKDTYSIMEVTWDDAAGSMAIEWTRPGQRTSDQDLEIVDYTTRKVAPNIQRAIVKGGAQPVREEAFTADVGTAVDLGAPINSDDAVLVPGSDRVVDVNSNVYSRGSDYEISRNDLTITVLADGTIPDGTDCLIDYEYKVVGEFETGHYSGDPREEHVETIPQLTTERGCAQAAKVIVDKGSEARTEADVSLPPSIPVDLSLVEELRLEDVPGDAMAIYELQDSPQGLELRLGDRARVDETVRQIQSQLSSNSERV, encoded by the coding sequence ATGCCTGCTACGTTCACCACTGACCTGCCGGACGCACAGGGTCTCAGCCTCGACGCTTCGGACTCCGAGACCCTCACCGCAACCTGGGACGACGTCATCAACAATGGTGAGTTCCGCCTCGAGATTCGCGACGACGATCCCGAGGGAGACCACCCGCCGTACGAGCTCGAGACGACGGTGAGCTGGGACGGGACGCTCCAGCATACGATCGAGAACATCCTCGGCGGCGAGCAGTACTCGGTCCGGATCAGGACCGAGACCAACCACGTCACCGGTGAGTGGCTGGCAGCCGAGGAGATCACTAAACTGCTGGCCTCGGACTCGCTGTCGTTCTCCAACGTCACGGCGACGTCTGCGACGGTCTCGTGGATGATCAACAACGACTTTCGGGGTTCGCACGTGGTCTATCGCCGGCGGACCGACTACGACTACGATGGTGGGATGGGGCGACTCGTTGGTACCGTCGCCTCCGACGCGAGCTCGTTCGTCGACGACAGCGTTCAGCCTGATCGGGGGTTCGAATATCAGGTCCGGACGCTGACCCAGTGGCAGTACGCCGACAGTGGAACGGAGACTACGACGACTGACGATGCCGGCCTCGCCCAGTCTCCGACCGGCTCGCAAGGCTGGCACGTCGAGATCGACCACCCGTCGGGGACCGTGCTGACGCCGGAGATCCTCGACGATCTCGAGCGCCGGCCCACCTTGAACGAACAGACACAGATCGATATCCCGGTGCCGCGTAACGAACGCTGGCTTTCAGCCGACCTCGAGGGCGCTCCGGTCCGCGCCTGGAAGGACGGCCAGCGCCTGCCGATCGACAAGCTCGCCGAGGACCCCGTGGAGATATCGGCCGACCGGGCAGTGCTCCACGCGATCGGTGGCGAGGAACTTGACAAGCGCGTCACCGCCGATGTCACCGTCGAACCTGCACCGGATCTCGTCCGCCGGCTGATTCAGGAGAACACGGGCCTCGTCGCGAACGTCGACGACGTCCAGGGGAGCGTCCAGGAGACGGACATGCAAGTCTCCTCGACGCAAACGGACTGGGAGGCCGTTACTCAGACGACGAACCTCGATCGCCTGCCGTTCACGATCCAGAACGGTGATCTCGACACGCAGGATGCATGCTTCCCCCGGGACGCACTGGCTGATAACGACCGTGAGAGCGTCGTTCCGACATCCGGCGACCGGTTCAACGATGGACAGGCGGCTTTCTTCTCGAGCGATGGCTACTACACCGAGTTCGAGATCACGCCGGCGTACGACATCCCCGCCGATCAGGTTGGGGCCAAGGTCCGCACTGACACCATCGAAACCGGACACGACGGCACCCTCTCGATCCTCTGGGACGGGACTGCAATCGCGTCGACGAGTGCGGAACTCATTCTCGGCTGGGACGAGATCGGGAGCGACTCGTTCTCCGGCGGTCCAGGCGGGTATCAGGCCGAGGTCGGGCAGGACCTCCAAGCAGGCGAAACCTACACCCTCCGCATCGAGAGCAACGGCAACACCGGGCTCGGCGTCGACGCGATCGCGGTCTACGACCAGCGCTTTTCCTTCACCTGGTCGAACCCTGACGCGGCGACGAACGCCGGCGGATACCTCGACGGACCAGAGCCGAGGCCGATCCCGACGATCGACCTCGACGAGGCCGAGTCCATCTTCTCGGTGATCGGCGGCGAGCTCACGGCCGACTTCGACGACGTCTCCGACGGCCAGCAGGTCGGTATCCGGAACGTCTCTGGAGGATCGTTCCAGACGGCATCGAACAGCGAGACGGTCAGCCACGACTGGGCCGACCCTGGGGCGATGATCCAAGCCCAGCTGACGCTCGGGCGCTACGGAACGCGCGACGCCTTCCCCGCGACCGGCTTCGAGGGCCAGACCGTCTCGAGTTACACCCTCTCCGCGACGCTCGATGACACACCGCTGGTGATCGACCAGGTGTACAACGATGACCTCGGCGCCGTCCTCGCGACCATCGCCAAGGACACGTATTCGATCATGGAGGTCACGTGGGACGACGCTGCGGGGTCGATGGCGATCGAGTGGACCCGTCCCGGCCAGCGGACGTCCGACCAGGACCTCGAGATCGTCGACTACACGACGCGGAAAGTCGCACCGAACATCCAGCGGGCGATCGTCAAAGGCGGGGCGCAGCCTGTTCGCGAGGAGGCGTTTACCGCCGACGTCGGCACGGCCGTCGACCTGGGCGCTCCGATCAACTCGGACGACGCCGTCCTCGTCCCTGGAAGCGACCGCGTCGTCGACGTCAACAGCAACGTCTACTCTCGAGGCAGCGACTACGAGATCAGCCGGAACGATCTGACGATCACGGTACTCGCCGACGGCACGATCCCGGACGGCACCGACTGCCTGATCGACTACGAGTACAAGGTCGTCGGCGAGTTCGAGACCGGCCACTACTCCGGTGACCCGCGTGAGGAGCACGTCGAGACCATCCCGCAGCTGACGACCGAGCGCGGATGCGCGCAGGCCGCGAAGGTGATCGTCGACAAGGGGTCGGAGGCCCGGACCGAGGCCGACGTCTCCCTGCCGCCGTCGATCCCGGTGGACCTCTCGCTCGTCGAGGAGCTCCGCCTTGAGGACGTCCCCGGCGACGCGATGGCGATCTACGAGCTCCAGGACTCGCCCCAGGGGCTGGAGTTGCGCCTCGGCGACCGGGCTCGGGTGGACGAGACGGTCCGGCAGATCCAGAGTCAGCTATCGTCGAACAGCGAACGGGTGTGA
- a CDS encoding BGTF surface domain-containing protein, with protein MTNETTYREKGRAVVLAALMVLSVVAMSAAFVGGAAAANQTQTVTDGDLVWSGQVIENSSFNNNEDVQLRQSNSDGNDEGLEEELSANGTGVLTIDTDNLDAGYYLFQTNAGEVHFEIAEQTLDVDFEASQIENEGAETETELTFDSNRGTYDVNVTADGLDVADLTNIFDDNHNVIDDNANGDDDTVTVEDVEGSADANFSGIDESEYNFTFDVTDSTAETSASITVTQGDDANREFTNAPQGAQGDIIPVTVDLDGATSGAVVLGNVDNDNYQTWTEFSVTDSEFDSEVTLLYNTASANNGPWTVHESVEDDVEIDGQNVSTEVGTPPLAATDYEMTLGSSIVDTSASDVSVNDESDSTYLSLAERENPSSVTSHTAPAADGVYGEDFEDATITETENIANGDKFLISIEDFGAEGDIAGLVANGANNGDNINDKLANNHGISLEIEEQDPGANAQAEVWNSTPGVENRLDLNAVNIENYDGDLYLEVEYNSADYAENLSEDKSYDTTLNIDDTNQYVDDGDKIEIEGEVSLNEATLEWDLEDEDEVPAGEEELTGETTLAPGTEFDTVARSSGNFVMNNEVVVNEENGVRTFAATYDFSGEAGNTFNLETRYGNGIDASVEDLVLVEAQPEPQPDISVEGQVSSSEVQVGDDATLDVTVTNDGDAAGTVDFHIDIDGETVQQEEITVEAGSTYDASADFDTSSAGDISWETHAGNASDSGTLTVNEADGSDGSDGSDGSDGSDGSDGSDGSDGSDGSDGDDGSDGSDGSDGDDGSDGSDGSDGSDGSDDGTPGFGVGVALVALLGAAMLALRRQN; from the coding sequence ATGACAAACGAAACGACCTATCGCGAGAAGGGACGTGCAGTCGTCCTGGCCGCGCTGATGGTCCTTTCTGTTGTTGCGATGTCCGCAGCGTTTGTGGGCGGAGCGGCAGCAGCTAACCAAACTCAGACGGTCACAGACGGTGACCTTGTCTGGTCCGGCCAAGTAATCGAGAACAGTAGCTTCAATAACAATGAAGATGTCCAGCTCCGTCAGAGTAACAGTGACGGAAATGACGAAGGGCTTGAAGAGGAACTCTCTGCCAACGGGACAGGCGTGTTGACTATCGACACGGACAACCTTGACGCAGGTTACTACCTCTTCCAGACTAATGCTGGTGAAGTCCACTTCGAGATCGCAGAACAGACTCTCGACGTTGACTTCGAGGCCAGCCAAATCGAGAACGAAGGTGCCGAAACGGAGACCGAACTCACGTTCGACTCCAACCGTGGCACCTATGACGTGAACGTCACCGCTGACGGCCTCGACGTCGCGGATCTCACGAACATCTTCGACGATAACCACAATGTTATCGACGACAACGCAAACGGTGACGACGATACAGTCACCGTTGAGGATGTTGAAGGCTCCGCAGACGCCAATTTCTCGGGTATTGATGAATCCGAGTACAACTTCACCTTTGACGTGACGGACTCGACCGCTGAAACCAGCGCCTCGATCACTGTCACTCAAGGCGACGATGCCAACCGCGAGTTCACCAACGCACCGCAGGGTGCCCAGGGTGACATCATCCCCGTTACCGTTGATCTCGACGGCGCCACCAGCGGCGCAGTTGTCCTCGGTAACGTCGACAACGATAATTATCAGACCTGGACCGAATTCAGTGTCACTGACAGTGAATTCGATAGCGAGGTCACTCTCCTGTACAATACGGCCAGCGCAAACAATGGCCCTTGGACTGTCCACGAGAGTGTTGAGGACGATGTCGAAATTGACGGCCAGAACGTCTCTACGGAAGTAGGCACGCCGCCACTGGCTGCTACTGACTACGAGATGACCCTCGGTAGCTCCATCGTTGATACGTCTGCATCTGATGTTAGCGTCAACGATGAAAGTGACAGTACGTACCTGTCGCTGGCCGAGCGTGAAAACCCAAGTAGCGTTACGTCGCACACCGCACCTGCTGCTGACGGCGTCTACGGTGAGGACTTCGAAGATGCAACGATCACCGAGACCGAGAATATCGCCAACGGCGACAAGTTCCTCATCAGCATTGAGGACTTCGGCGCAGAAGGTGACATTGCAGGGCTAGTGGCAAACGGTGCCAATAACGGCGACAACATCAACGACAAACTCGCCAACAACCACGGGATCTCGCTCGAAATCGAAGAGCAGGACCCTGGTGCCAACGCGCAGGCTGAGGTCTGGAACTCCACGCCCGGTGTGGAGAACCGTCTCGATCTCAACGCAGTGAACATTGAGAACTACGACGGCGACCTCTACCTTGAAGTTGAGTACAACTCTGCGGACTACGCAGAGAATCTTAGCGAGGATAAGTCGTACGACACGACCCTCAATATCGACGATACGAACCAGTACGTCGACGATGGTGACAAAATCGAGATCGAAGGCGAAGTCTCTCTCAACGAGGCTACCCTTGAATGGGACCTTGAGGATGAAGACGAAGTGCCAGCCGGAGAAGAGGAGCTGACGGGCGAGACGACGCTCGCCCCCGGCACGGAATTCGACACAGTTGCTCGATCCTCGGGCAACTTCGTGATGAACAATGAAGTTGTAGTCAATGAGGAAAACGGCGTTCGTACGTTCGCCGCTACCTACGACTTCAGTGGTGAAGCCGGCAACACGTTCAATCTCGAGACCCGCTACGGTAACGGAATCGACGCATCTGTTGAGGACCTTGTCCTCGTCGAGGCCCAGCCCGAACCACAGCCAGACATCTCTGTTGAAGGTCAGGTTTCATCCTCTGAGGTTCAGGTTGGCGACGACGCCACGCTCGACGTGACCGTCACCAACGACGGTGACGCCGCAGGTACTGTCGACTTCCACATCGACATCGACGGCGAAACCGTCCAGCAGGAAGAGATCACTGTCGAAGCTGGCAGCACCTACGACGCCAGCGCAGACTTCGACACCAGCTCCGCAGGCGACATCAGCTGGGAGACCCACGCTGGCAACGCCAGCGACTCCGGTACGCTGACCGTCAACGAAGCCGACGGTTCCGATGGTAGTGACGGATCCGACGGCTCCGACGGTTCCGACGGTAGTGACGGATCCGACGGCTCCGACGGTAGTGACGGATCCGACGGTGACGACGGCTCCGACGGTAGTGACGGATCCGACGGTGACGACGGCTCCGACGGATCTGACGGCTCCGATGGTTCCGACGGTAGTGACGATGGTACGCCCGGCTTCGGTGTCGGCGTCGCTCTCGTCGCACTCCTCGGCGCTGCCATGCTGGCACTCCGCCGTCAGAACTAA
- a CDS encoding J domain-containing protein, translated as MSSTQSTHERTIDWPRGHGRTDPIDRESYPGDLSPTRKESFQSVVDELEAWEATEGSVRIETASQHYADRPNIPHQHDKPDDVGVAAYFRREGEAADHEFAVSCDCWETQRENARAIALWARRQRLAERCGVQTAADTVETARLPPADEEAIATPPASSEDELDKEPHEILEVAPGASDDVVTAVVRRKSANVHPDSDDPDVAEYKRIQKAKEAMLE; from the coding sequence GTGAGTAGTACCCAGTCCACCCACGAACGGACCATCGATTGGCCTCGAGGCCACGGCCGCACCGACCCAATCGACCGAGAATCCTACCCGGGCGACCTCTCACCCACGCGCAAAGAGTCGTTCCAGAGCGTCGTCGACGAGCTCGAAGCGTGGGAAGCCACCGAGGGAAGCGTCCGTATCGAGACGGCCTCGCAGCACTACGCCGACCGGCCGAACATCCCCCATCAGCACGACAAGCCCGACGACGTCGGCGTCGCGGCCTACTTCCGACGTGAGGGTGAGGCCGCCGATCACGAGTTCGCCGTCTCCTGTGACTGCTGGGAAACCCAGCGCGAGAACGCCCGTGCGATCGCACTCTGGGCCCGTCGCCAGCGCCTTGCCGAGCGCTGCGGCGTCCAGACCGCCGCCGATACAGTCGAGACTGCGCGGCTCCCGCCCGCGGACGAAGAAGCGATCGCCACGCCGCCGGCCTCGAGCGAAGACGAACTCGACAAGGAGCCTCACGAGATCCTCGAGGTCGCGCCCGGCGCGTCGGACGACGTCGTCACAGCGGTCGTCCGCCGGAAGTCGGCGAACGTCCATCCAGACAGTGACGACCCCGACGTCGCCGAGTACAAGCGGATCCAGAAGGCGAAAGAAGCGATGCTCGAATAG
- a CDS encoding helix-turn-helix domain-containing protein, with protein MQGYRRFNVANKKFDPSKQQRQVLDVFRDEFQVNPRRIRDITGLERQRVNDALNALENAGWVEKQARGLYRLVYDGECYVEQIIQCEDGGPDE; from the coding sequence ATGCAAGGATACAGACGATTCAACGTGGCGAACAAGAAGTTCGATCCGTCGAAGCAACAACGGCAGGTGCTCGACGTCTTCCGCGACGAGTTTCAGGTCAATCCGCGCCGGATTCGTGACATCACTGGGCTCGAACGGCAGCGGGTGAACGATGCGCTGAACGCTCTCGAAAACGCGGGGTGGGTGGAGAAACAAGCTCGTGGCCTCTACCGACTGGTGTACGACGGAGAGTGCTATGTCGAGCAGATCATCCAGTGCGAGGACGGTGGTCCCGATGAGTAG
- a CDS encoding Cdc6/Cdc18 family protein has product MILNDRVLDDEEVPERELVVHRRDELEEVLEEYQLSAEQKSARNLFITGPTGTGKTMLARLSLRLIQDRTGARTGYVDCWQNYKRADILYAIGDSLLETPVHPDTTSLDTVISKLQEEPGQYRHLVLDEADQIDDPDLLRDLHSCPHLQLILIAHTEEDMWATVPGHIQSRVSAGPLLTQDSYDASQLADVLEQRADHGLHPSTITRKQLERIAAAADGDARIAITTLRVAVQSGNRDENARSVQNEHIEAAIPQANEEIHNRSLDRLNDDQQTLYEIICDQAPIAPGELYDAYRDRVDDARVERTLRGYMTKLEHYRVVTSIGSGKAKRFHPGNADLGD; this is encoded by the coding sequence ATGATACTGAATGACCGGGTGCTCGACGACGAGGAAGTTCCCGAACGCGAGCTCGTCGTTCACCGACGCGACGAACTCGAGGAAGTCCTCGAAGAGTACCAGCTGTCTGCCGAGCAGAAGTCCGCCCGCAACCTGTTCATTACTGGGCCAACGGGAACAGGAAAGACGATGCTCGCGCGTCTCTCACTTCGACTTATTCAGGACCGGACGGGTGCCCGGACTGGGTACGTGGACTGCTGGCAGAACTACAAGCGTGCGGACATTCTCTATGCGATCGGCGACTCCTTGCTCGAGACGCCCGTTCACCCGGATACGACCTCCCTGGACACGGTGATTTCGAAGCTCCAGGAGGAGCCAGGTCAGTACCGCCATCTCGTCCTCGACGAGGCCGACCAGATCGACGATCCCGATCTTCTTCGCGACCTCCACAGTTGCCCCCACCTCCAGCTCATACTGATCGCGCACACCGAAGAGGACATGTGGGCGACCGTTCCGGGCCACATCCAAAGCCGTGTCAGTGCCGGTCCACTGCTCACCCAGGACAGCTACGATGCGTCCCAACTCGCGGACGTCCTAGAGCAGCGTGCCGATCATGGACTCCACCCGTCGACAATTACTCGGAAACAACTCGAGCGGATCGCCGCTGCTGCAGACGGGGATGCCCGCATCGCGATCACCACGCTTCGGGTAGCCGTCCAAAGTGGAAATCGCGATGAGAACGCGAGGTCCGTCCAGAATGAGCATATCGAAGCGGCGATTCCCCAGGCCAACGAGGAGATCCATAACCGCAGCCTCGACCGTCTAAACGACGACCAGCAGACCCTCTATGAGATTATCTGTGACCAGGCCCCCATCGCTCCGGGAGAACTGTACGATGCGTACCGAGATCGCGTCGACGATGCGCGTGTTGAGCGTACCCTCCGAGGGTACATGACCAAGCTCGAACACTACCGCGTCGTCACCAGCATCGGGAGTGGGAAGGCAAAGCGGTTCCATCCCGGAAACGCGGATCTCGGCGATTAA
- a CDS encoding PhiH1 repressor, with translation MRPKDEHILEVMRDEGNMTPGALEELDVTVANYASNRLSKMANYGLVERVAHGLYRITDKGEAFLDEELEAGELDTVED, from the coding sequence ATGCGCCCCAAAGACGAGCATATCCTTGAAGTGATGCGAGATGAGGGAAATATGACCCCTGGGGCACTCGAGGAACTCGACGTGACGGTCGCGAACTACGCTAGCAACCGGCTCTCTAAGATGGCCAATTACGGCCTCGTCGAGCGGGTCGCGCACGGCCTTTATCGGATTACCGACAAAGGTGAGGCTTTCCTTGACGAGGAGCTTGAGGCGGGGGAACTCGACACGGTTGAAGACTGA
- a CDS encoding tyrosine-type recombinase/integrase, producing MTDADPREEVDTLRERLRSNGEDARYVQFDADRRHLLKFSDNIRLVPSEIGEHRHLKLLRHCSRMAALVTPPSVEDFEDNDEGADVVDEDDVKELLEQQGLLGLALEYRAVAEAIVRWINSEYTNEHTNQDYRTALRSFGRYRLKKDEPPGTLTWIPTGTSNDFDPVPSERDLLTYDDLQDMVGAARNPRDKALFAVQFEAGLRGGELYDLHVGDVFDSDHSIGLHVDGKEGERTVHLISSVPYLQRWLDDHPASEDDQAYLWSKLSSPDRPSYNTYLNYFKNAAGRVEISKTVTPTNFRKSNTRWLVTQGFSTARIEDRQGRKRGSEHTARYMARFGDESNENAYARMHGLDVETDEPADTGPIECPRCHRETPREKDFCMWCHNALSLEATEKVDDVDNDMAESIAESATDEDVDVDPEDVLEARQAIEKNPALKQLLLPD from the coding sequence ATGACCGATGCAGACCCACGCGAAGAGGTCGACACTCTTCGCGAACGCCTCCGGTCGAACGGGGAGGACGCTCGGTACGTCCAGTTCGACGCCGATCGCCGGCATCTCCTGAAGTTCTCCGACAACATCCGACTCGTCCCCTCGGAGATCGGTGAGCACCGTCACCTCAAGCTGCTCCGACACTGCAGCCGGATGGCAGCCCTCGTCACCCCGCCCTCGGTCGAGGACTTCGAGGACAACGACGAGGGCGCCGATGTCGTCGACGAAGACGACGTCAAGGAACTGCTCGAGCAGCAGGGTCTCCTCGGACTCGCTCTCGAGTACCGGGCCGTAGCCGAGGCGATCGTCCGCTGGATCAACTCCGAGTATACGAACGAGCACACCAACCAGGACTACCGGACGGCGCTGCGCTCGTTCGGGCGCTACCGGCTCAAGAAGGACGAGCCGCCCGGGACGCTTACCTGGATCCCGACCGGGACGTCCAACGACTTCGATCCCGTCCCCAGTGAACGCGATCTCCTCACCTACGACGATCTCCAAGACATGGTCGGCGCTGCTCGGAACCCTCGCGATAAGGCGCTGTTCGCCGTCCAGTTCGAAGCTGGCCTCCGCGGCGGCGAGCTCTATGACCTCCACGTCGGTGACGTCTTCGACAGTGATCACTCGATCGGCCTCCACGTCGACGGCAAGGAGGGCGAGCGGACCGTCCATCTGATCTCCTCTGTCCCCTACCTCCAGCGCTGGCTCGACGATCATCCCGCCAGCGAAGACGACCAGGCGTACCTCTGGAGTAAGCTTTCCTCGCCCGATCGGCCCAGCTACAACACCTACCTGAACTACTTCAAGAACGCTGCAGGCCGCGTCGAGATCTCGAAGACGGTCACGCCGACGAACTTCCGAAAGTCGAACACCCGCTGGCTCGTCACCCAGGGGTTCTCGACCGCTCGGATCGAAGACCGGCAGGGTCGAAAGCGTGGATCCGAACACACCGCTCGGTATATGGCTCGGTTCGGTGACGAATCGAACGAGAACGCGTACGCACGCATGCACGGACTCGACGTCGAAACCGACGAACCCGCCGACACGGGCCCGATCGAGTGCCCGCGCTGTCACCGGGAGACGCCCCGTGAAAAGGACTTCTGCATGTGGTGTCACAACGCGCTGTCCCTCGAGGCGACTGAGAAGGTCGACGATGTCGATAACGATATGGCTGAAAGCATCGCCGAAAGTGCTACCGACGAGGACGTCGACGTCGATCCCGAGGACGTCCTCGAGGCTCGGCAGGCGATCGAGAAGAACCCCGCCCTGAAGCAACTGCTCCTCCCCGACTGA